TCGAGACCTTCGCCATCGAGCGTAGGGAAGTGCCCGGCCTCATTGGCATGATCGGGCTCATCCCTCGTCCGGATCGCGGGAGCGCCGAGGTTTTCTATTGGATCGGTTTTCCCTTCTGGCGCTGTGGTTATGCCACCGAAGCCCTGCGTGAAACCTTGCGTTATGCCTTCGCCGATCGCGGCATCCGTTACGTAACCGCCGGTCACATGATCGGAAACCCGGCCTCGGGTAAGGTCATGCAGAAGGCTCGCATGATTTTCGAGGGCGTTGTCAGCCATGGCATGAAGCGCGGAGGCATCTTCTTCGATCGCGTGAACTACGGGATTTCTGCCGATGAGTGGAAGAACGCCACCGGCTGATGCCAACGACCTTTCTCCAATCTGTTTCAACCATCACCTCATTCCAAATATGACTCTCTCTCTTCGCTACCTCTTCCCGCGCGCTTCATGGCGTGCCCGCTTTGTCCATCCCTTGCTTCCCTTCAGTTCCTTGATTCTCCAACCCGCAGTCTGCGGCAGCGGCACTGCCGCCCGCAGGCATAAATCCCACGCATGAAACTTGAAACCGCCCGCTTGCTCCTGAAACCGCCAACCGAAGAAGACATAGATGCCATTACGGCAGTCGCTTCGGATTGGCGCGTGGCCGAGATGACCCTGATGCCCCACCCCTATTGTGCGGACGATGCCCGCGCTTGGATTCAGGGCACGGGATTGAGATGGCAGGAGCATGGCATGGGCGGTTTCGCTGTTTTCACGCGTCACGGGCTGGCCTTCATTGGTGCCATTGGTATTCGACCGACGCTCATTCCCGGGCATGCGAGCACGGGTTACTGGTTTTGTCCGAGTATCTGGGGCAGGGGATTCGCTACCGAGGCCCTAAGGGAGATTTTTCGCTTCGGCTTCGAGGTGAAGAATCTCGATCGCATCGAGGCCGAACATCTCGCGATCAATCCGGCTTCCGGTCGCGTGATGGAGAAGGCAGGCATGCGGGAGCATGTGAAGGTGGATCTCATTGATCGCGATGGTGAGCGCCTCGTGCCTGGCATCCGGCGCTACATCCACGCGGAGGAGTGGAGATCCTCTTTCTTGAAATCAAATGCCGACCTTGTCCCCACATGAAGCCGATCCTTCCCATTGTTCTCAAGACCCCGCGCCTTCTTCTCCGTCCGCCGGTAGAGGAAGATGCGGCGACTTTGGAGTGCTATTTGAGTGATCGGCGCATCGCCGAAACCACGGCGGCCATCCCTCATCCCTATCCGCGGGGTGGCGCCTTGGATTGGGTTGCGATGTCGGACGATCGGTGGGCAGAGGGCACGGCTGCGACCTTCGTTGTGACGCTTCGGGAGAATGGAAAGATCCTTGGGGTGATCAGTCTGCTCGGGAAGAGCCCTCGCGATTTTCAGGCGGGCTACTGGATTGCCGTTCCCTTTTGGGGAAACGGCTATGCCACCGAGGCCCTGCACCGGCTCGTCCGCTATGCGTTCAATCACCTCGGGCTGCCCTGTCTGGGGGCTCGCCACTTTGCGCACAATCCAGCTTCCGGCCGGGTGATGCTGAAGGCAGGTCTCCATTTCGATACCGTCATTCCCGGTGGCAGCAGCAGGGACGGGGTTTTCTACGATAGTGTCCAATACCGCATCACCGCCGAAGATTGGCGAATGTGCGTCGCCATTTGATTCTCTTCCATGAAAAGCATCGTTCCCATTGTCCTCCACTCCGAACGTCTGATCCTCCGTCCTCCCGTGCCGGAGGATGCAGAGGCGATCGAGTCCTTCATCAGCGATCGCCGCGTCGCGGAGATGACCGCGCTCATTCCTCATCCGTATCCAAAGGGCAGTTGTATCCATTGGGTCCATCTCTCCGAACAGCAGTGGATCGAGGGAAAGAAGGCATCCTTCGTCATTTGCCTGCGTGACAGCGGGGAACTCGTCGGTGCCATCTCGATCTTCAATGATTCGGATCGCCACAACGAGGTGGGCTACTGGATCGGGGTGCCGCACTGGGGACAGGGCTACGCGACCGAAGCATTTCGCCGCGTGATCCGTTACGCTTTCGAGGATCTCGATTTCCCGGTCATCGTCACCTACCACTTCATTCACAATCCTGCATCCGGTCGTGTCATGCAGAAGGCCGGCCTGCTCTACCTCGGCACGACGCCACTCGGTGCATCCCGCGGGGACCAGTGCTTCGACGAAGTCCGCTACGGCATTGCCGCCGGACAATGGCGGACGAACCTTGCAACGATATGAATCTTCTCTCCTCCCAGGACCTGATCGGTGCCGGCTATGAGCCCGGCCTGATTTTCAAAGACCTCCTCGCAAAAGTCGCCGAGTATGAGGCTCGCGGCATCACGGATGCGAAGTATGCCCTCAAGCTGCTGAAGCGGGACGTCGCGCCACCACCGGTGAAGTTCGTGATGCGCGAGAAGCCTTCACCGCTCGCCGAGGCGATCTTGGCTTCCAACAAGGAAGAGAAGGAAAACGTGGAAGCAGTCCGCCGGCAGATGAGCCAGCTGCTGAAAACGCCGGTTATCGCCCGTGGTGCCATCATGCCGGATGCCTGTCCGTCCGGACCCGGCGCCGCGGTGATCCCGGTCGGCGGTGCCATCGCGGTGGAAAATGCGATCATCCCGTCTGCCCATTCCGCGGACATCTGCTGTTCCATGTATGCCACCTTTTACGAGGAGCGTAGCAGCGTGGCAAAGGAGCTCGATGCCCTGATGACTTCCACCCGTTTCGGTCCCGAGCATCGGCATTTGGATGATCTCGTCTACGATCCGGTCATCGATGAAAATGTCTGGCAGAACCGCTTTCTCAATGGCCTGCGGGATCGTGCCCGGACGCAGATCGCGGATCAGGGCGATGGCAATCATTTCGCCTTTGTCGGGGAGGTTGACGTGGATGAAGCCATGCTCGTCACGCTCCGACTCGCCGGGCACGGAGATCTGGCCTCCAGTTTCACGCCTCCCGTTCAGGGCGGGACGAAGCGCTATCGCGTCTTGGTGACTCATCACGGCTCCCGCAGCCTCGGCGCTCATGTCTACAAGCGCGGCCAGATCGCCGCGGAGAAGCACGTCGCCCGCACTGCGCAGCACATTCCCCAGGCGGCTGCCTGGCTCGATGCAAAATCGGATACAGGCCGCGACTACTGGCATGCTTTGGAATACGCGGCCCGCTGGACCAAGGCGAATCACCGTTCGATTCATCAGCGTTTCCTTGAGCGCATCGGCGGAAAGGCAGTCGCGGAAGTCGGGAACGAACACAATTTCGTCTGGCAGCGCGGCGATACCTTCTACCATGGCAAAGGAGCGACCCCTGCATGGAAGGACGATCAAGGCAGGCCGCAGCTTGGCCTGATCCCGCTGAATATGGCGGAGCCGGTGCTGCTGGTGCTCGGGGCTGATCGCGAGGAGTTCCTTTCCTTCGCTCCGCATGGGGCCGGGCGGAATCTTTCCCGCACCGCCCTGAAGAAGAAGTTCCGTGACGAAGCTGCCCGCCGCACCGCCATCGAACGGGGCACAGATGGGCTCGATGTCCGCTGGTTCTGCGGCAAGCCGGATCTGAGCGAAACTCCCGTGGCCTATAAAAATGCCGCGCAGGTAAGAGACCAGATCCGCCATTTCGGCCTCGCTGAGATCGTTGCCGAGATTCGCCCGCTCGGCTGCATCATGGCGGGGGATTCCGGGCGTTCTTGGCGGGATCGGGAGGAGGAGCTGACTCCCAAGCAGAAACGCCAGATCGAGCATCGTGCTGATCGTCGCCGCGTGAAGCAGGATTTGCGGGAGGACTGGTGAGTCCGCCGTTCTCTCCGCAAAATCCTTGCCTATCCCGCCGGGGCTTGGTGGCATCCCGCCGATGACCTGAGGCGGGCGCATGGAATCCGGTGAGAATCCGGAGCAGTCGCGCTGCGGTATCCGACGAACGAATTCCCACACGGCCAATCCGGCGCAAGCACGGGTGAAGGCGGGAAGGAGGCGGAGGAGCGGTGAAAGCCGCCCCTTCATAGTCGGGAGCCCGAATACTTCGTCCCTCCTCACTCGTCCACGTTGCCGCACCTCCGAAGGCGGCAGCGCGATGGCCTTTCCGCTGAAGAAAGGTGACGGGAGCGGAGATCGCCAGCGGGTGACACCGTCACCAGCAGCGGCATCCTCTTCTCTTCTCGGGGAACAACCAATCGAAGAGAATCAGATGAAATTGAGCACATTCATGGCGCTTGCCCTCGCATGCGCCTTCACTGCCGTGGCCCACGCGGCGAATATCGTCATCGGCACGGGTACCGATACCTCCTATTTCGTGCTGGAGTCGCCGAACGTCGGCACCCGCACCTACGAGATCCACTACACTTACAATTCCTCGGATCCCATGGATTCGTGGGACCTGCTGCAGATCGTGGACTCGCACGAGAGCGATCTTTCGATCGAGGCCTTCAATTTCGGGAGCGAGGAATCCCCGAACTGGTTTGTAAATGCCATCACGTGGAATGGCTCCACGGAGACCGGCGTGTCCGAACCACCTTACTCTCCTTCTTGGACCCAGTGGGTTTCCGGTGGCCAGGCGGGTTTCCCGTCTGCCAGCCCGATTGGTAGCGGTACTTGGTCATCCGGTAGCGGCCTTTCGATTCCCTATCGCGTGATCGAACCGGGTTCATGGGATGCCCTGAAATACTCGGACTTCACCACCCAGCCGACGGTGACTCCGGTTCCGGAGCCATCGATGGGCGTTCTCGCCCTGGCTGGTGGCCTTTTGGTGATCCGCCGCCGCAAGCGCTGATTTAATCCGCCCTCTGGCGGCTTCTCAGGACGAAGTGAATCCTCGTCTTTTCATCGCGATCTTCCTGCTCTCTCCCGCCCTTGGCGCGGAGGAGTCGGAGTCGCTTTCAGAGATCATCGTGGAGGCGAATGCGGAAACGGTTATACCGGCGCATTTCGCGGGGAGCTCCACGGTGATCGATGAGGAGGAAATTGCCGGGGCGGGTGTGCGCTCCGTCGCGGATCTGCTCGCGACGAAAGGAGGTATCCGCCTTTCCAGCACTTCGGGGAATAGCTCGGGCTCCGCCGTGCACCTGCGTGGCTTTGGCGAGAATGCTTCATCGCGCGTGCTGGTGCTGGTCGATGGCCGCCCGATCAATCGCCCGGACATGGGCGGGGTATCTTGGCTGGAGGTGCCGATTTCCCGTTTGGCCCGCGTGGAGATTCTACGCGGGAGCCAGACGGCGCGTTTTGGAAACAATGCGGTGGGGGGAGTGATCAATTTGATCACGAAGGAGGGTGGAAAGACTGCCTCCGTAATCGAAGCCGCAGGCGGCAGCGATGGTTACATGATGGCCCGCGCCAGCCATCAGGGGACCTACGATGGTCATGGTATTTCTTTTGATCTGGAGCGGAACTTCACGGACGGCTGGCGCGACAATGCTGCCAGCGAACTTGAGTCCGCCGCCTTTCGCTGGAACAAGGAGCTCGCAAAGGGGGCGGAAGCAATCTTCGGCGTTTCCTGGGCTGATGAGTTCAATGGTTT
This portion of the Luteolibacter luteus genome encodes:
- a CDS encoding GNAT family N-acetyltransferase — encoded protein: MIPETNRAGSLKTRRLLLRQPDHDYIPSIVRHAGDPRVALKTTTIPHPYHIGHALEWLDQIEADFSSGAVETFAIERREVPGLIGMIGLIPRPDRGSAEVFYWIGFPFWRCGYATEALRETLRYAFADRGIRYVTAGHMIGNPASGKVMQKARMIFEGVVSHGMKRGGIFFDRVNYGISADEWKNATG
- a CDS encoding GNAT family N-acetyltransferase; the protein is MKLETARLLLKPPTEEDIDAITAVASDWRVAEMTLMPHPYCADDARAWIQGTGLRWQEHGMGGFAVFTRHGLAFIGAIGIRPTLIPGHASTGYWFCPSIWGRGFATEALREIFRFGFEVKNLDRIEAEHLAINPASGRVMEKAGMREHVKVDLIDRDGERLVPGIRRYIHAEEWRSSFLKSNADLVPT
- a CDS encoding GNAT family N-acetyltransferase, which translates into the protein MKPILPIVLKTPRLLLRPPVEEDAATLECYLSDRRIAETTAAIPHPYPRGGALDWVAMSDDRWAEGTAATFVVTLRENGKILGVISLLGKSPRDFQAGYWIAVPFWGNGYATEALHRLVRYAFNHLGLPCLGARHFAHNPASGRVMLKAGLHFDTVIPGGSSRDGVFYDSVQYRITAEDWRMCVAI
- a CDS encoding GNAT family N-acetyltransferase gives rise to the protein MKSIVPIVLHSERLILRPPVPEDAEAIESFISDRRVAEMTALIPHPYPKGSCIHWVHLSEQQWIEGKKASFVICLRDSGELVGAISIFNDSDRHNEVGYWIGVPHWGQGYATEAFRRVIRYAFEDLDFPVIVTYHFIHNPASGRVMQKAGLLYLGTTPLGASRGDQCFDEVRYGIAAGQWRTNLATI
- a CDS encoding RtcB family protein — its product is MNLLSSQDLIGAGYEPGLIFKDLLAKVAEYEARGITDAKYALKLLKRDVAPPPVKFVMREKPSPLAEAILASNKEEKENVEAVRRQMSQLLKTPVIARGAIMPDACPSGPGAAVIPVGGAIAVENAIIPSAHSADICCSMYATFYEERSSVAKELDALMTSTRFGPEHRHLDDLVYDPVIDENVWQNRFLNGLRDRARTQIADQGDGNHFAFVGEVDVDEAMLVTLRLAGHGDLASSFTPPVQGGTKRYRVLVTHHGSRSLGAHVYKRGQIAAEKHVARTAQHIPQAAAWLDAKSDTGRDYWHALEYAARWTKANHRSIHQRFLERIGGKAVAEVGNEHNFVWQRGDTFYHGKGATPAWKDDQGRPQLGLIPLNMAEPVLLVLGADREEFLSFAPHGAGRNLSRTALKKKFRDEAARRTAIERGTDGLDVRWFCGKPDLSETPVAYKNAAQVRDQIRHFGLAEIVAEIRPLGCIMAGDSGRSWRDREEELTPKQKRQIEHRADRRRVKQDLREDW